Proteins encoded in a region of the Bacillota bacterium genome:
- a CDS encoding heavy metal-binding domain-containing protein → MIITTTPVIEGKPVQEYLGIVTGEAILGANIVRDLFATITDIVGGRSAAYEEELRRAREIALQEMADEAARLGGNAVVGVDIDYEVVREGMLMVSASGTAVRV, encoded by the coding sequence TTGATCATCACGACTACGCCGGTCATCGAAGGTAAGCCGGTTCAGGAATACCTGGGAATCGTGACGGGCGAGGCCATCCTGGGGGCCAACATCGTGCGCGATCTGTTTGCCACCATCACCGACATCGTGGGTGGGCGGTCGGCGGCATACGAAGAGGAACTGCGCCGGGCACGGGAGATTGCCCTGCAGGAAATGGCGGACGAGGCTGCTCGCCTGGGCGGAAATGCCGTGGTGGGGGTGGACATCGACTACGAAGTGGTGCGGGAAGGAATGCTGATGGTTTCGGCCAGCGGCACCGCTGTTCGCGTCTGA